A stretch of DNA from Funiculus sociatus GB2-C1:
GAGAAACAGTTGCAGGGCATCTTGGAGATTGGCAACAGTAGGGCCGCGATCGTCAGATTGAAGTGGGGCAATAATTCTCTGCATTGGAAGACCTTCCTGGGGGCTGATGGGTGGGGCTGAATCGAGCAGGGGCTTCTTTATGGGGTAGGCGATCGGCCCTCATCCCGAATTTGGCTGCTCAATGATCGATTTGAATGGATCTCGAAAAGTGGCACAAAATAATAAACTAGATTTCGTTGCGACGAATTCAGTTTTCGCTGGTCTCGATGGCTTCTTTCAGAGCAATATTGATGGCTCTTTTTGTACTGGCTTCCAGGTCATGTTTAATTTTGGTAAGGCTTAGTAAGCATTGGCGAGTATTGGGTGCAAGACGAATGAGAATATCAATGTCGCTATCGCTGTGAAATTGATTGCCCAGCACTGAGCCAAATAGGGACAGTTCTGTGATGTGCCAGCGCTGGCACAATGTGGTAATTTCGAGCATTGAAAGCCCGATTCGTTGTTGGAGTTGGGGATTAAGCTGGGTGCACATAATGGTTTTTCACTATTTTGCTGTGAAGTAATATTAATAACTATCTGTATCGGAATTTGCTGGATTTCAGAATTTCTAGAATAGTCAACTCTATTTGCTTTCGGTTTTTGAAGTCTTGTAAATCCTCAAATTCTGATGGGTTTTGCAGTTAATAGGGGATCGCACATCACATACTTTCGCAGAAAAATTTGCTTCACCTCCAATTTTCTTAATCCTGAAAATCCTCTAATTCTGGAAATTTTTATGGTTATTTCTCGGGGATTTGGTGTGTTTCGCTGATCGTTAACGTATCCTGCTGGTAAGACAAGATCGGGCGATCGCACTCAATCTTCTGATGTTCGTCGATAGAGATCTGGCACCATAGAAAGGTCTGTTTCTTCTGATCCTTTAACCGTAAGCATACCTGTAAGCATCCGGTCGAGCCGATCAATAGATCGACCATAAGTTGAAATCGCTATAACCGTGAGATAAGTAAAATCTCCGTTGTTACTTATGGGATCAAGTTGGGCAAGAACAATATCGCCGACGGTGATGTTGGCATATGCTCTGCCAGCGACATGCCAACAATTCGGTTCTGCTGATATCACTGCTTCGATCCGAAAAACAACTTCCACTACCGTCCTCCTTTTAGAACTGTTAAGAACCTCCGTATCTCAGCCTCGGTGAAGCGTGGTGTATTTTGCAAAGCACTAGTAACCATCTCAGGTGTCCGAATTGTTGATGAAATCTTAACTCCCATGCTACGTAGTGCAGAACGGGCTTCCGCTG
This window harbors:
- a CDS encoding nucleotidyltransferase family protein; translation: MCTQLNPQLQQRIGLSMLEITTLCQRWHITELSLFGSVLGNQFHSDSDIDILIRLAPNTRQCLLSLTKIKHDLEASTKRAINIALKEAIETSEN